The following DNA comes from Methanothrix sp..
GCTATGGATAAGCCTGGGGTTACAGTGCTGGCAAGCAGCAGTTGTTATCTGTATCCGCTAATCCAAATTGTTATGATATTATGATAGTGGTTAGATAATCGCTATCTTGCCGCATATCACGGAATGCATTTTTTAGGGCTGTTTATTGTCCATCGGAGGGGTTCACTCCATATCAGCCGGCGGGCAGCGTTCTCCATCTGAGGCTGTGATATTCAACTCAACGCAAGGGTTATTAGGATAAACGCAAATGGCGCAGAGCGTTTACATAATGAAATAATAGTAAGCAATATCATTTACGTAAACCCCAGATGAGCAGCAATTGGAGGATTGCATTCCATGACCACAAATAGAGCGATTTCATACCCGATGGCCGTTCTTCTTCCGGCCACATTGGCCGGTTTGGCCGAAGAACGAAGAGAGCTGGCCGACTTCATCGATGGCCCCCCGGCTCTGCGCATCCAGATTGAGAATGGCGCCTGTACTGAGCTATTCGCCCCAGTCAATAATAAGCAGATGAATGCTCAAAAGAGCAGCGGACTGATAACGAGAAGGTCAGGAGTCTCTCTTTTTTTGGCCCTGATCGCTCTGCTCTCCTGCGCCTGTGCCGAAGAGCAGAAAGATCTGGTCGTCTTCTGCGGCGCTGGACTTACAGGCGCTTTCAGCGAGATCGGAGAGATATACGAGAGCCGGAGCAATTCAAGCATTGCGTTTAATTTCGATGGCGTGCCCGCCCTCCGGGCCCAGATTGAGCAGGGAGCCTATGCCGATGTCCTGGTCTCTGCAAACCTCAAGCACATGAATGCTCTGAAGGCGGAAGGCTATATGGATAACAGCACTGTGCAGATCTTCGCCGGAAATAAGATGGCAGTAATCGTCCCCAATTACAACCCTGCCAATATCACCGTTCTGTCTGATCTGATGGAGCCTGGATTGAAGATCCTCATCGGGACCAGTGATCTGCCGGCGGGAGATTATGCCCGGCAGGTTCTGAACAAGATGGCGGATGATCCAAAATATGGTTCTGCTTATCGGGATGCCGTGCTGGCCAATGTAGTCTCAGAGGAGACCACAGTCAACCGCATCGTCTCTAAAATAGCTTTAGGAGAAGCAGATGCGGGCTTTGCCTTTATATCCGATGTCAGCCCCAAGATGAGGGGCCAGGTCACAAGGATAGCAGTTCCGGACGAGTACAATGTGCTGGGATTGTTCCCCCTGGGAATGCTGAACCAATCCCGAAGACCGGAAGAGGCCAGAAGATTCATAGATCTGGTGATGGCACAGGAGGGGCAGAACATACTAAAAAATTACGGGTTTATACCCCTGAATGAGCTGCAAGAGAGCAAGAGGGCATGAGAGCGATAGGATAAGAGTACAAGAGGGCGCGAGAGCAAGAGGGCAAGAGGACAATAGAATAAGAGGCGGATAAACAGAAAAAGATGGCGGCAAGAGAATACAAATACACTGGGCAGCCAGCCCCAAATCCCGGGAGATGGCACTGGATTCTCAAGGCAGGCCTGGCAATGGTCATCTGTCTGACTTTGATGTTCATAGCCTTGCCTGTGGCCTCCCTGTTTCTTAAGAGCCCCCTGGATGCAACCTTGCGCTCCTTGGGCGACCCCATGGTCAAAGATGCCCTGCGGCTGAGCATGATGACCTCTGCTCTGACCACGATGATGGTGGTGATAATGGGAACGCCCATAGCCTACATCAGCGCCCGCTATCACTATCCAGGCAAAGGGGTCGTGGACGCAATAACCCATCTTCCAGTGATCATGCCCCCGGCAGTGGCAGGCATTGCTTTGCTGATGGCGTTCGGCCGGATGGGCGTACTGGGGCAGTACCTGAACACCTTCGGGATCTCCATCGCCTTCACCACCCTGGCGGTGATCATGGCCCAGGTCTTTGTCTCCAGCCCCTTTTATATCCGCCAGGCAAAGACGAGCTTCGAGGACGTGGATCTGGCCCTGGAGAATGCCGCCCGCACCCTGGGAGCCTCCCGGCTCTACACCTTCATCTATGTGATCCTGCCCCTGGCCATGAATGGCATGATCTCCGGGGCGATCACCGCCTTTGCCCGCTCCTTGGGCGAGTTCGGGGCAACCATCATGTTCGCCGGAAACTTCCAGGGGAGGACGCAGACCATGCCCCTGGCCATCTACACCGCCATGCAGGGGGATTTGGGCGTCGCTTTATGTATCTCCCAGATACTGGTGGTCATCTCCTTCCTGATCATCGCCCTGGTGGGGATACTCGCCCGGAGGATGTGCAGCAGATGCTAGAGATTGATGTCAGCAAGAGGCTTCGTGACCTCGATCTCGATGTGAAGCTGTCTGTTTCCAGAGGAGAGATCTTGATGCTGGTGGGGGACAACGGCAGTGGGAAGACGACGCTTCTGAACCTTGTCGCCGGGCTGGTCACTCCCGACCAGGGAAGGATTCTGCTGGATGGCAGGGCGCTTTACGACTCCTTTGCCGGGGTGAACCTGTCTCCAGAGGCAAGGAATGTCGGATATGTCTTCCAAAGCTATGCCCTCTTTCCCCACATGAGCATTTATGATAATGTGGCCTTCGGCCTGCGCACTCGTAAGCTCTCGGAGGAGAGGATAGATCTGCTGGTCAGGGATCACCTGCAGGAGGCGGGACTGTGGGAGATCCGGAGGGCAAAGGCGGCCAAGATCTCCGGCGGACAGAAGCAGCGCGTTGCCCTGGCGAGGGCGCTGATCATCGGGCCGTCTCTCCTCCTGCTGGACGAGCCGCTCTCAGCCCTGGACATTCGAAAGCAGGCGGTGATGAGAAGGGAGCTGCGGGAGAGGATTCAGAGCTGCAATGTGCCCAGCATCATTGTCAGCCATGATCTGAGGGACATGGCCAGCATCGGAGATAGAGTCTGCCTCCTGGAAGACGGCCGGATCACCCCGATTGGCAGGGCGGAGATGGAGGAGTGGGCTGGAGGGAGCAGAGGCAGTATCGAGGGCTCTGGAGGGGGGATGAGTCAGAAGCAATCCCTTCTCTCGCAGATGTGAACAGAGGCTGTTATCGACCACTGCCGCCGGCCTGCAAAGGCCAGGAGAGATTCGATATAAATGCCAAGCTTTTTGAGTCTTTGCCGCCAATAGTCGATGAGAGATGATGGACAATCCAAAGACAGAGGCCAAAATAAAAACAGAAAAAAAGATAAAGACCGCTGACCAGGAGAAGGCAGAGCTATTCTTAGAGGAGTTCGTCTCCGGACTGAGCAGATCGATGGGCGAAGATATCGATTTTATCCTTTTGTTCGGAAGCGCAGCCCGGGGAGAGTTCATCCTGGGAAAGAGCGATGTGGATCTCATCATCCAGACCAAGAGCAGTGCAGGGGTTCGCAGGGTGGAGAGGTTCGCTGAATCCCTCTTCTGGCAGCTGGATGAGAGGCATGGCATGCAATTTGGCAAGGTGCTCTCAACCGGATCGAGCGAGGGCATCCTGGAAGGTTCAATCAAGTTTTTAGAGAAGCAGGCCAGGCTCTACAAGCCCTTCGAGGTGTTCGGACCGGACGATATCGATTGGGGGAAAGGATTGATCAAGCGCCCAGATCTATTGCCGGGCGCCATTCTCGTAGCCAGCCAGCTCACCCTTCTCTACAAGATAAAGCATGAAGGGAAGATCCTCTTCGGCCGGGATATCCGTCCAGAGATCAACCCCCGTTTCACCTGGTGGGAGAAGCTGAAAGCGATCATGGTGCCCCAGAGCATTGCTTTCGCCTCCATTATCCTGGCGGTGATCCTGCCCCAGAAGGCAACCGGCCTGGCGGTCAAGGCCCTCTTTTATGAGGTGGAGTCAGCGAACATCTACCAGAGGAGTATGATTCCATCCTCTGATGAGAAGATGAAGAGCTTTGCTGAAGCATCGCAATTCGAGAACGCTGTCCTGGACAGGGTGCGCTTTCTGCTGGAGAAGAGCCTTGGCCTATCAAGCGAGCAGAAGCTGGAGCTTCTAAAGAAGGCAGCAGCCATCAAGCGGGAGGGCTTCAGAGGGGGAAGAAAAGATGCATTGAGCTTCTGCCTCATTGTCTTTGGGACCATCTGGCAGACCAATGCTGCTCTGATCCTGAGGGCGCGGGGCAGCGGATCTCTGGCTGCCAAAGATAAGGATGGGGGCAGCTGATCATAAGCTGCTATTCCCAAGGCTTATTCCTGCAATCAGTGGATCGTGGTCAGAGCAGCGATATTTATCCGGGCTGCTCCAGATGCCACTGTAGCCGCGCTCTGGTGGTTCATCGGCATTTATATGCCAGATGGTGGCACCGGTTACCTGTTCAGCCAGGCTGGGGCTTGCCAGGAGATGATCCAGCTCCCCCCACTGGCCCTCGTATACATACGAGTAGGACTCGGCAGGGTGGCGGGAGGCTATCAGGTCCACATATCCAGCATTCCTGAAGGCCTTGATGGGGTCCTCGTTCCGGTATGAGTTCATATCCCCCAGGATCAGGTAATCGGGATCATGGCTTCCTGTGGGGTCGGATGAGAGCCAGCGGATCAGCTCATTGGCTGCCTCTGTGCGGTCAGCATTCCAGTACCCCTGGCCATCTCCGCGGTCTGCATTATCTCCCTCTGCCCGTGCTCCCTCTCTGGTAGGTTTCTTGGACTTCAGATGGATGACCACCAGGGTGAACCTCTCCTGAGAGCTGATCTCCTCGAAGGTCTGGGCAAGAGGCTGGCGGTTGCCTGAGAGAGAGGCCCCCTTCGGGGTTGTTGCCGCTCTGCCTGTTGGTCTTATCTTAGTTCTGTTGTAGATGAATCCCACTGATATCAGGTCGCCGCCCAGCTTTGGCAGTCCCGGATCAATGAACTCATAATTCTGCATGCCCGCCCCATCATCGAGGGCATTCAGTCCATCATTCAGGTCGCTGATGGCACTGCTGTTCCCGTAGCCATCGTTCTCGATCTCAATGAGCCCGATCACATCCACCTTCATATCCGCTATGGCCTGCAGGATCTTAGCTCTCTGCATCTGGAACTCGCTTTTTGATCTGGCTCCTCTTGCCGCCGGAAAGCCGCCTCCAAGCCCGTCGCCATTGAAATAGTTCTCCAGATTCAGACTGGCGATCCTCAACCTGCCCCCTACAGGCTCGGGGTTTTCCGGCCGGGGATTGGATATGATGATTTCAGAGATGTTCAAGGGCTCTATCTTATAGTTCCCGTAGCTGTAGCTCATTATCCCCGTAATTCCCCGGATGGTATCTCCGCAGCGGACGGTCTTCGGGAAGGGATAAGATTCGGGATACCTTCGGCCGCTGCCGTCATCGAGGATTATAATGCTGCGCCGGTTCAACTCCTGAATCCCTGCTGCGGGGGCCCCGGGCTGGGCCACGTTGGTGGGGATAGGCAGCCGGGAGTGAGGAGACAGGCTCAGCTCTCCGTACCGGGAGAGGTTCCCAATATCGGTTATGACAAGATCCTGCGGGAGCATCAGGAGCATTCCTTCATATCGCTCCATCTCCGGACACAGTCTCACTGAGTCCTGCGCCAGAGGCAAAATGAGCTCATGGGCGGTCAATGCACTCTCTTTCCCGCCCCGGTCAGACTTTTTTATCTCTTTCAGCCTCATCTGAGTCAGGCCATGATACTCCTCGATATCCCCCCTGGCCAGGACTGTATCCCCTATAGAGATGCCCTCCTTCTCTCCCAGCCGCCCGGGATCGTAGATGAAGAGGCCTTCCGAGGTCAGGATATTATCGTCTATATCACAGTCCTCTTCCTGGACGAAGAATCCTTCCAGTCTATCCGATCCTTGAAATATACCAGTGACAGTAGCCTCTATCAAGACCTCTTTTCCCTCCAGCGGGCTTGATAGCCCATCTCCCTGAATGTCATGAATCATGGTCAGGCCATCTGTTATTGATCCTCTGTCCGGAGAAGGAGAAGCGACTGCTGCGATCATAGCCAAAAAAACAAGGATAAGCGATAGGTTCAAATTCATTCCATCCCTCCAATAAGGACTAAGGCCTTTTCAAGCTCATCGGCTCTATTTCATTTCTCATTCTGATCGCTGCCTGTTCTGGTTGCTGCCTGTTCTGATTGCTGCCTGTTCTGATTGCTGCCTGTTCTGATTGCTGCCTGTTCTGATTGCTGCCTGTTCTGATTGCTGCCTGTTCTGATTGCTGCCTGTTCTGATTGCTGCCTGTTCTGATTGCTGCCTGTTCTGATTGCTGCCTGTTCTGATTGCTGCCTGTTCTGATTGCTGCCTGTTCTGATTGCTGCCTGTTCTGATTGCTGCCTGTTCTGATTGCTGCCTGTTCTGATTGCTGCTCATTCTGATCCCGGGGATGCATTCTCCTTTTTTGTATCTTTTTTGTCTTTGTGCCGAAATAGGCATCCTTGAGCCACCACAATGGCACAAGACAGCATGATTCTTTTTTTAGAGGGCTGATGAGGGAATCGCATCCGAAGGATGTAATGGTTGCAGGATAGTGATTATAATATCGTTTTCATAGCAAGAAGGCATATTCTGGCCAATGATTTTAAATAATCTTCATGACAAGTTGCAAAGGCGAGGAGAACTGGCCTGAGGTTTAGAGCAGAGAGGCCGGAATAACAATGGAGACTTGGAGGTGGGAAAGCCATTGATGCCCTTCCGGCCAGGCCATCTCATCTGCCCTCTGCTCTTCTCTTTTCATAGCCATTCTGTCGCTGATAATTGTGATTTGGCAGCATCTCCTGCTCGACTGGCTCTATCAGTCTATACTGGCGATTGTTTCTGTTCCCTCTCCTTTCCAGCAGACCATCGCGATTCATTCTGGACAGGTACGTGGAGACTGTGCTGAGCTTTATGTCATCGGCTATCGTCTCATACCTCTCTCTCAGCTCCTGAGAGTTAAACCAGGTATTGGAAAATTCATATTTGATGAACTTCTCCAGGCGGTTCATGAGGGTGCCACCGCTGCTGTAATCGGGTATATGCGCTATTGCAGCCCGTTCCTCCTTGCCTTCGAAGATGCTGGAAGCGGAGAGAAAGCCTATGATCTTCTCCCTCAAAGCCTCTTTATCCATATTCTGCGACTCGAATTCATATGATGATTTAAGTCCGCCATCCTCGATCTCAATCCGGATCCTCATCCTCTCCTCCCGCTCCCCTCCAGCATAACATCCGCCATATCATCTTCCAGATATCAATGCCAGATTTGGAAGGGATATGCCCCTGCCGGATACAGGAGACCCTTCGAGGTCGAACTTCCCGTTCATCATCCTGGAGAGTCCCAATTGATTGCCTCTTTCCAGGTCCATCTGCAGTGTAAATAGCTTGATCTGCCCTCTCATCATCCTCCCCTCCGCAAATCCATCATCGCTGGATCCGATCTCTGATTTCCTCTCGTGCCATCCCCTTTGTTCAACAGGCAGGCAGGCTGAGCAATAGACCCGGTCTCCCTTAAAACCAGGCTATGTCTTTTTTGTTGGCATACGCTGCCTGTCACTACTGATGCGCCACAATCCCGGCTCTGCCTCCAGATTCTCATTGCCGTCCCTTTCCAGCAATGAGCGCCTTGGTCTTATCCAGGCAGAGGATCATCTTCAACCCATTCACAGGCCGTCCCTTCCCGGCTATGAACAGTCGTTTAGACAGATGATCGAACCAGGACTCTGTATGCACTCCTTCATGCTACCCCTTGTGCCATTATCTATAGGAAGTGAATTGGTTGTGAAGCGTCTAGACCAACCATCGAAAGACCATTCCCAGATCATCGATATCCCCTTCATTGCTACTCCCGATGCCATCCCTTCTTGGTGCACGTTATAGTCGGACTGTGGTGAACTTGCCGCCAGGAACCGGGAGTTCCACCACAATGTTTATGGCGGAACAGACGGACCCTACGCTCAGGGCATATTCACCATACGCGCTCCTCACTTCCCAGATATGCTTTTAAGGTTCATCCATCCCCTCAGACGAATAACCCCTCCATCCGCCCCGTCCCGATGTATTTGGACAGGTTGTCTGGCCTTTCTGGCACAATATTAACCTTATTTTTGTGGTATATAAAACTTTCTAATAGTCGATAGTTGTAGTTAATAGCTTAAAACAAGTATTTTGGTTTATTTAAGCAAATAAAGCTCTAATAGTAGTCTGAATAGTATTTCACACAAAAGCCATTTGACGGTTAAATCCGGGCAAAATGTATTGTGAAAAGGAAGTTCAGGCGACTACTATTAGGACGATACGCTATCAGTAAAGCTGATTTTTTTGCGCGGCGGAGTTTTTCAGCTGTGAAATCGTTTCACAAAGGCCTCCTAATGCCGAAATTTTTGAGAGATGATCTATTCACACTGCAATCATGGCAAAAAATTTGGTTTGGTCGTGCGCGCAGAGCATGCAGAATCGGGGGCGTAGATGAGATATTGAGATCGTCACCGCCACACCAAAATCCGATGAGATGAAAGGCGCGCAGAATTTTCAGGGATTGAGTTGGGTGGCCGATTGCAGACCGCAGCCAAGGAATTTAAAAAGGTTTATGATGCCTGATGGGGCTCGAAATATTCATCTATCAACCAGTCGCCAACCTCCTTGAGATACCTGCGTCTTCGCTCATCTTCAGCAATCAACTGAAAAACCTCGGAGATATTCTCGTCCATCGGACTCATCTATTCGCTTACGGCATTTAAACCTATCGTACCTGAGCTACACATATCTTGGCTATGCATATCAGGCCACACATATCTGAGCTGTACATACCGGAGCTGTGCATATCGGAGCTATGCATATCGGAGCTATGCATATCGGTGCTGTACATATCGGAGCTATGCATATCGGAGTTGAATTATGGAATCACGGCCCGTTTTCATCAATCTGCCCTCTTTTTCTCCTTCCTCTGGCCAGGATGAGAGCAACACGGAGTGGCTCAAAGCTCCTCTTCAAGGGCCCGGCATGAATGGGATGATCTCCGCAGATCATCAAAAGGGTCTTCTCATCTGCCTCTTCTGCAATCTCTCCCAGGAAACGATCGATATTCAATGCCGCATTGCGAATGCCAGCCCACTCCCGTCCCAGGTGAACGCTTTTATCGATCCCAATGAAATAGGAGACTAGAAGTCTGGGGTTCTCTCGCAGGGATTGAACGGTCATCTGGCAGGCCTTCTGGTCGAACTCCTCCGGAGGGATGCGGTCAGATATTCCATGGATGATCTCGATCAGGCCCTCATAGACCTCTGCACCATTGCTCTCCATTATCACTGCTGACTTCAGGCCGGCAGCGCTGGCTATCTCCGGCAGGCTGGGAATGCTTGAGCTCTTCGCCCCCTCCTTATCGAAGATCTGGTGGTGCTCAGGCAGCAGCCCGCTCAGAATGCTGGCTATAGCAGGGGTGGTGTGATTGGAGACTGCTCTGGCTTGGAGAAGAAGCCCATCATCGATAAGCCGGGCTGTATTCTTCATCCGAGGCAGCAGATAGAGCATCAGATCGTACCCCAGGCTGTCCACTATTATGATGGCGGCATTCCTGCAGCCCCACCCCTCCACCAGGTCGATTGGCTGACCATCACTGGCAGGCAGATCTACCCCCAGCAGCCGGGCGGCTGTAGGTGCTATATCAAGCTGACTGAAGGGCGAAGTCATGAATATCCGATCCGGTGCATTGTCTCCACATAAGATGATCTTCTCTATATTCTCCGCATATATACCATCTTTGCATACATCATCTTCACATCTTTACATATATCATCCTTGCATACATCATCTTTGCATGTATCATCCTTGCATGTATCATCTTTGCATGTATCATCCTTGCATGTATCATCCTTGCTTACATCATCTTTGCATGTATCGTCTTTGTAAACTTCGCTTACAGATCTTAGCATACACATCCAGCAGCGTGACCGGCATGATGACAAGCCCCCTTCGCTGCTCTTAAATAAGAAAAGGGAAAAACAGAGGCTTGAGACATGATAGCAGAAAAA
Coding sequences within:
- the modA gene encoding molybdate ABC transporter substrate-binding protein, with protein sequence MTTNRAISYPMAVLLPATLAGLAEERRELADFIDGPPALRIQIENGACTELFAPVNNKQMNAQKSSGLITRRSGVSLFLALIALLSCACAEEQKDLVVFCGAGLTGAFSEIGEIYESRSNSSIAFNFDGVPALRAQIEQGAYADVLVSANLKHMNALKAEGYMDNSTVQIFAGNKMAVIVPNYNPANITVLSDLMEPGLKILIGTSDLPAGDYARQVLNKMADDPKYGSAYRDAVLANVVSEETTVNRIVSKIALGEADAGFAFISDVSPKMRGQVTRIAVPDEYNVLGLFPLGMLNQSRRPEEARRFIDLVMAQEGQNILKNYGFIPLNELQESKRA
- a CDS encoding ABC transporter permease: MAAREYKYTGQPAPNPGRWHWILKAGLAMVICLTLMFIALPVASLFLKSPLDATLRSLGDPMVKDALRLSMMTSALTTMMVVIMGTPIAYISARYHYPGKGVVDAITHLPVIMPPAVAGIALLMAFGRMGVLGQYLNTFGISIAFTTLAVIMAQVFVSSPFYIRQAKTSFEDVDLALENAARTLGASRLYTFIYVILPLAMNGMISGAITAFARSLGEFGATIMFAGNFQGRTQTMPLAIYTAMQGDLGVALCISQILVVISFLIIALVGILARRMCSRC
- a CDS encoding sulfate/molybdate ABC transporter ATP-binding protein, which translates into the protein MLEIDVSKRLRDLDLDVKLSVSRGEILMLVGDNGSGKTTLLNLVAGLVTPDQGRILLDGRALYDSFAGVNLSPEARNVGYVFQSYALFPHMSIYDNVAFGLRTRKLSEERIDLLVRDHLQEAGLWEIRRAKAAKISGGQKQRVALARALIIGPSLLLLDEPLSALDIRKQAVMRRELRERIQSCNVPSIIVSHDLRDMASIGDRVCLLEDGRITPIGRAEMEEWAGGSRGSIEGSGGGMSQKQSLLSQM
- a CDS encoding nucleotidyltransferase domain-containing protein: MMDNPKTEAKIKTEKKIKTADQEKAELFLEEFVSGLSRSMGEDIDFILLFGSAARGEFILGKSDVDLIIQTKSSAGVRRVERFAESLFWQLDERHGMQFGKVLSTGSSEGILEGSIKFLEKQARLYKPFEVFGPDDIDWGKGLIKRPDLLPGAILVASQLTLLYKIKHEGKILFGRDIRPEINPRFTWWEKLKAIMVPQSIAFASIILAVILPQKATGLAVKALFYEVESANIYQRSMIPSSDEKMKSFAEASQFENAVLDRVRFLLEKSLGLSSEQKLELLKKAAAIKREGFRGGRKDALSFCLIVFGTIWQTNAALILRARGSGSLAAKDKDGGS
- a CDS encoding ExeM/NucH family extracellular endonuclease, which encodes MNLNLSLILVFLAMIAAVASPSPDRGSITDGLTMIHDIQGDGLSSPLEGKEVLIEATVTGIFQGSDRLEGFFVQEEDCDIDDNILTSEGLFIYDPGRLGEKEGISIGDTVLARGDIEEYHGLTQMRLKEIKKSDRGGKESALTAHELILPLAQDSVRLCPEMERYEGMLLMLPQDLVITDIGNLSRYGELSLSPHSRLPIPTNVAQPGAPAAGIQELNRRSIIILDDGSGRRYPESYPFPKTVRCGDTIRGITGIMSYSYGNYKIEPLNISEIIISNPRPENPEPVGGRLRIASLNLENYFNGDGLGGGFPAARGARSKSEFQMQRAKILQAIADMKVDVIGLIEIENDGYGNSSAISDLNDGLNALDDGAGMQNYEFIDPGLPKLGGDLISVGFIYNRTKIRPTGRAATTPKGASLSGNRQPLAQTFEEISSQERFTLVVIHLKSKKPTREGARAEGDNADRGDGQGYWNADRTEAANELIRWLSSDPTGSHDPDYLILGDMNSYRNEDPIKAFRNAGYVDLIASRHPAESYSYVYEGQWGELDHLLASPSLAEQVTGATIWHINADEPPERGYSGIWSSPDKYRCSDHDPLIAGISLGNSSL
- a CDS encoding alkaline phosphatase family protein, coding for MTSPFSQLDIAPTAARLLGVDLPASDGQPIDLVEGWGCRNAAIIIVDSLGYDLMLYLLPRMKNTARLIDDGLLLQARAVSNHTTPAIASILSGLLPEHHQIFDKEGAKSSSIPSLPEIASAAGLKSAVIMESNGAEVYEGLIEIIHGISDRIPPEEFDQKACQMTVQSLRENPRLLVSYFIGIDKSVHLGREWAGIRNAALNIDRFLGEIAEEADEKTLLMICGDHPIHAGPLKRSFEPLRVALILARGRRKRGQIDENGP